The Flaviramulus sp. BrNp1-15 genome has a window encoding:
- a CDS encoding lamin tail domain-containing protein, which produces MNPKIILEKGLVYIFLITSIFACTTDDILPSFELTTSNTDLSEDSGTVTLTATLNSSASQQIVIPLSISGTATQSSDYSVSASEITINKGNKSGSVIFTGLQDENVEGVETLVINIGNVQNVLLLSSTEITISVLDDDSDSDSDGVLDANDECPNEAGAIQNNGCPWLGFLINEVLYDPEGDLTGDANGDGARDANEDEFIEFFNSGPELDLSGYKIFDATALASGTPRHEFPSGTIVPSNGVIVVFGGGTPTGTFGGAIIQTASDGLLNMSNSDDFMTIEDASGNVVLTFDVEALSNNPNESYTRNPDLTGEFEQHSGIAEANGTLFSPGTKLDGSSF; this is translated from the coding sequence ATGAATCCAAAAATCATATTAGAAAAAGGATTGGTTTATATTTTTTTAATAACCTCCATTTTCGCATGTACGACCGATGATATATTACCGTCATTTGAATTAACGACAAGCAATACAGATTTAAGTGAAGATAGTGGCACAGTTACTTTAACAGCAACCTTAAATTCTTCAGCTTCTCAGCAAATTGTAATACCTCTTTCAATTTCCGGTACTGCAACACAATCAAGTGATTATTCGGTTAGTGCTTCAGAAATTACAATTAATAAAGGAAACAAATCAGGAAGTGTAATATTTACTGGGCTGCAAGATGAAAATGTTGAAGGCGTAGAAACACTAGTGATAAACATTGGTAATGTACAAAATGTACTTCTTCTCTCTAGTACTGAAATAACGATTTCTGTTTTGGATGATGATTCAGATTCAGATTCTGATGGTGTTTTAGACGCAAATGATGAATGTCCAAATGAGGCAGGAGCAATTCAGAATAATGGTTGCCCATGGTTAGGTTTTTTAATCAATGAGGTTCTTTACGATCCTGAGGGAGATTTAACAGGTGATGCAAATGGTGATGGTGCTAGAGATGCCAATGAAGATGAATTTATAGAGTTTTTTAATTCAGGACCAGAGTTAGACTTAAGTGGATACAAAATTTTTGATGCAACTGCTTTAGCTTCAGGAACACCAAGACACGAGTTTCCTTCAGGAACCATTGTTCCATCAAATGGAGTTATTGTAGTTTTTGGTGGAGGTACACCAACAGGGACGTTTGGTGGAGCTATTATACAAACGGCGTCAGATGGGTTATTAAACATGAGTAACTCTGATGATTTTATGACCATTGAAGACGCATCAGGAAATGTTGTTTTAACTTTTGATGTTGAAGCGTTATCTAACAATCCAAACGAATCTTATACCAGAAATCCAGACTTAACAGGAGAGTTTGAACAGCATTCAGGAATTGCTGAAGCTAATGGTACTTTATTTTCTCCAGGTACAAAGTTAGACGGTTCATCATTTTAA
- a CDS encoding lamin tail domain-containing protein, which yields MKKLSFLFLLVSLGGFSQNVTITKVIESDCSSPFVKTVELYVDGTVDFSTEVVMNYMLNGASWADNQIDISGFGVQSDKFLYIVRDIALMQAEFPSITFSASNTLVVATSTNGDDGYQIVLNGIIVSQFGKTETDADTDTIWEHDDSVVSRKSGVPDNGTWNETHWDYSGKNSLDGETACNGGSGIEAYLNGLGGTYPLGSGSGWTPTCGTALVDSSAVCDTTASGATDDTYTATLGFSGGNNGNTFTVNATDGTVGGDNPTSTVTGTITVTNIPEGTDITITVSDIADGGVCDLSRDIDSPGCIPLIINEVLFDPAGDITGDANGDGIRDALDDEFIELVNNSGSSLDISGYTISDAVALRHTFPALTIIPANSMLVVFGGGTPTGSFGSAIVQTASEGELNFSNGGDIVTVRNTLDDEVVVFNSSSAGVSLSDNQSVTRDPDITGSFSLHTDANASLLFSPGALASGAILSTNSFSENKLSIYPNPVTAGYVNIKSQTSEEKHISMFDLTGREVLNTQLSSNKLNVNSLKTGMYLLKILENNNILTTKLIIK from the coding sequence ATGAAAAAGCTCTCATTTTTATTTTTATTAGTGTCTTTAGGTGGTTTCTCTCAAAATGTAACAATTACCAAAGTTATAGAATCAGACTGCTCATCACCATTTGTAAAAACAGTAGAATTATATGTTGATGGTACTGTTGACTTTTCAACCGAAGTAGTAATGAATTATATGTTAAATGGAGCGTCTTGGGCAGATAATCAAATTGACATATCTGGATTTGGGGTTCAGAGCGATAAATTTCTTTATATCGTTAGAGATATAGCTTTAATGCAAGCAGAATTTCCTTCCATAACTTTTAGTGCAAGTAACACGTTAGTGGTAGCTACTTCCACAAATGGAGATGATGGCTATCAAATAGTTTTAAATGGTATTATTGTAAGTCAATTTGGAAAAACTGAAACAGATGCAGATACTGATACTATATGGGAACATGATGACTCCGTAGTATCAAGAAAGTCTGGAGTGCCTGATAATGGAACGTGGAATGAAACACATTGGGATTATAGTGGTAAAAATTCACTTGATGGAGAAACAGCTTGCAACGGTGGCTCAGGAATAGAAGCTTATCTTAATGGTTTAGGAGGAACATATCCATTAGGGTCAGGTTCCGGATGGACTCCCACTTGTGGAACTGCATTGGTAGATAGTTCAGCTGTTTGTGATACCACAGCATCAGGAGCTACTGATGATACATATACTGCTACATTAGGTTTTTCAGGAGGAAATAACGGAAATACATTTACTGTAAATGCAACAGATGGAACAGTAGGAGGAGATAATCCTACATCTACTGTTACTGGCACAATAACCGTTACAAACATCCCTGAAGGAACAGATATTACTATTACAGTTAGTGATATTGCAGATGGAGGTGTGTGTGATTTGTCAAGAGATATTGATAGTCCTGGTTGTATTCCTTTAATTATAAATGAAGTGTTATTTGATCCGGCGGGTGATATTACAGGCGATGCAAATGGAGATGGTATAAGAGATGCATTAGATGACGAGTTTATAGAGTTGGTTAACAATTCAGGTTCTTCTTTAGATATTAGTGGGTATACAATCTCTGATGCTGTAGCATTAAGGCATACATTTCCCGCATTAACAATAATTCCTGCAAATAGCATGTTGGTTGTTTTTGGTGGAGGAACACCAACAGGAAGCTTTGGAAGCGCAATAGTACAAACAGCATCAGAAGGTGAATTAAATTTTTCAAATGGCGGAGATATTGTTACGGTTAGAAATACTTTAGATGATGAAGTTGTTGTTTTTAATAGTTCTTCTGCAGGAGTTAGTTTGTCTGATAATCAATCTGTAACTAGAGACCCAGATATCACAGGTAGTTTTTCCTTACATACAGACGCCAATGCTAGTTTATTGTTTTCACCAGGAGCACTTGCAAGCGGCGCAATATTATCAACTAATAGTTTTTCAGAAAACAAGCTATCAATTTATCCTAACCCAGTAACCGCAGGGTATGTAAACATAAAATCTCAAACATCTGAAGAAAAACATATTTCAATGTTTGATTTAACAGGAAGAGAAGTGTTAAACACCCAATTAAGCTCAAATAAGTTAAATGTTAATTCGCTAAAAACTGGAATGTATTTACTTAAAATACTGGAAAACAACAACATATTAACAACTAAACTAATAATTAAATAA
- a CDS encoding PLP-dependent aminotransferase family protein, which translates to MNTNYKFVISRIEKEYNIQKKIKPFNKYIVLYRAIKTCVLNNEIPHDWLLPSTRVLAQELKLSRTTINKSYELLQLEKLIISKAGSGNKVNYDNSKTNKKDIDNNVKINESLYPKISKKGVSYLKNVTLLNRPHDSNLAFRPGLPPIDVFPVNQWKKILNTYWRHIKSSSLSYSHSAGLEELKKSICNYLNISRNIKCDYEQIVIVSGSLQSLYLIANTLIDKGDSVVLENPIFPNVHSVFKSSEANLIPIDLDDEGISINQMNYIKDKQAKIIHVTPSNHYPLGIKMSLTRRQEVLQWASKNRALIIENDYENEIANSLESIPTIFSLDTEDRTIYMGTFNRLLHPSIRLGYMILPKYLIKSVRALQEHSHRFVTPSIQVVMNQFIEKNYLFQHLKNSIEIGKHRHDLFISTFDAKSKNMYIQNKPFSSFHLLSLFNKDVNPDDEKRIIQELKAHNITVFSLSKCYIGKPKQKGLILGYASVRPNILKQKVERMNKFI; encoded by the coding sequence ATGAATACCAATTACAAATTTGTTATAAGTAGAATCGAAAAAGAGTACAATATTCAGAAAAAAATAAAGCCTTTTAACAAGTACATTGTATTGTATCGCGCTATTAAAACATGTGTTTTAAATAACGAAATACCGCATGATTGGTTATTGCCTTCAACACGAGTTTTGGCACAGGAATTAAAATTATCTCGAACAACAATAAATAAATCTTACGAGCTTCTTCAACTGGAAAAATTAATTATATCCAAAGCAGGTTCTGGAAATAAAGTTAATTATGATAACTCTAAGACAAATAAAAAAGACATTGATAATAATGTAAAAATAAACGAAAGCTTATATCCTAAAATATCTAAAAAGGGAGTTTCTTATTTAAAAAATGTAACCTTATTAAATAGACCTCATGATAGTAATTTAGCTTTTAGACCTGGGTTACCTCCTATTGATGTTTTTCCTGTTAACCAATGGAAAAAAATTTTAAATACGTATTGGCGACATATAAAATCTTCAAGCTTATCCTATTCACATTCGGCAGGACTTGAAGAATTAAAGAAAAGTATATGTAATTATTTAAACATTAGTAGAAATATTAAATGTGATTACGAACAAATTGTTATTGTTTCTGGCTCTTTACAATCTTTATATCTTATAGCCAATACATTAATAGATAAAGGAGATTCTGTAGTTTTAGAAAACCCGATTTTCCCCAATGTACATTCTGTTTTTAAAAGTTCAGAAGCAAATTTAATTCCAATAGATTTAGATGATGAAGGAATTAGTATAAATCAAATGAATTATATAAAAGATAAGCAAGCAAAAATAATTCATGTAACACCATCTAATCATTATCCTTTAGGTATTAAAATGAGTTTAACAAGAAGGCAGGAAGTATTACAATGGGCATCAAAAAATAGAGCTTTAATTATAGAGAACGATTATGAAAATGAAATAGCAAATTCACTAGAAAGTATTCCAACAATTTTTAGTTTAGATACAGAAGATAGAACTATTTACATGGGTACATTTAACCGGTTATTGCATCCTTCAATACGCCTAGGTTATATGATTTTACCTAAATATTTAATAAAATCTGTTAGAGCGCTACAAGAACATTCGCATCGTTTTGTAACACCTTCTATTCAGGTGGTTATGAATCAGTTTATAGAGAAGAATTATTTATTTCAACATTTAAAGAATAGTATTGAAATTGGTAAGCATAGACATGATTTGTTTATTTCAACCTTTGATGCTAAAAGTAAAAACATGTACATTCAAAATAAGCCCTTCTCAAGTTTTCATCTGTTATCCCTTTTTAATAAAGATGTTAATCCAGATGATGAAAAAAGAATAATTCAAGAATTGAAAGCACACAATATTACTGTATTTTCCTTAAGCAAATGTTATATAGGTAAGCCTAAACAAAAAGGTTTAATTTTAGGATATGCTTCTGTAAGACCCAATATATTAAAACAGAAAGTTGAACGAATGAATAAATTTATATGA
- a CDS encoding DASS family sodium-coupled anion symporter, giving the protein MTLTKRNIGLFLGPFMFIIIILFFHPEGLSKSANAILASALWVAIWWITEALHIAITALLPIVLFPLSGGLALKATTASYGHKYIFLFIGGFVLAIAIEKWNLHKRIALTIIKIVGTNVIHIILGFMVATAFLSMWISNTATAVMILPVGIAIVLQLKDNPDTIENENKIFGKALMLAIAYSASIGGMATLIGTPPNLVLAGVVQESYNVEITFTQWFIFGFPISLVFLFLAWLYLTRVAFKFKQKEFPGGKKEIDKQLKDLGEITFEEKMIFLVFVLTAFAWISRSFLLQKFIPEIDDTIIAMCSAFLLFLLPSKVKKHKLMTWKDAVKLPWDILILFGGGMALALGFESSGLALWIGNQLISLNSIPLLLLILILIASVNFLTEITSNLATTAMLLPVLVSLANAIGVHPYLLLVSATVAASCAFMLPVATPPNAVVFGSGYLKIGDMIKKGIWLNILTIILLTLIVYYFLPLLWDLN; this is encoded by the coding sequence ATGACATTAACGAAACGAAATATTGGTCTTTTTCTTGGGCCTTTTATGTTTATTATAATAATTCTGTTTTTTCACCCAGAAGGTTTAAGTAAGTCAGCAAATGCCATACTAGCTTCGGCTCTTTGGGTTGCTATTTGGTGGATTACAGAAGCTTTACATATTGCAATTACAGCATTGCTTCCTATAGTGCTCTTTCCGTTAAGTGGTGGACTAGCATTAAAAGCAACAACAGCTTCATATGGTCACAAATATATTTTTCTTTTTATTGGAGGTTTTGTTTTGGCAATTGCAATAGAAAAATGGAATCTTCACAAACGTATAGCTTTAACAATAATTAAAATAGTTGGCACAAATGTGATTCATATTATTTTAGGTTTTATGGTGGCTACTGCTTTTCTATCTATGTGGATATCTAATACCGCAACTGCCGTAATGATTTTACCCGTTGGGATTGCCATTGTGTTACAGCTAAAAGATAATCCTGACACTATAGAGAACGAAAACAAAATTTTCGGTAAAGCATTAATGCTAGCTATTGCTTATAGCGCTTCAATAGGTGGAATGGCAACATTAATAGGTACACCACCAAACCTTGTTTTAGCAGGTGTTGTTCAAGAAAGTTATAATGTAGAAATAACCTTTACACAATGGTTTATTTTTGGATTCCCAATAAGTTTAGTATTTCTGTTTTTAGCTTGGTTGTATCTTACAAGAGTAGCTTTTAAGTTTAAACAGAAAGAGTTTCCAGGAGGGAAGAAAGAAATAGACAAACAACTTAAAGATTTAGGAGAAATTACGTTTGAAGAGAAAATGATTTTTTTGGTGTTTGTGCTAACTGCTTTTGCATGGATAAGCAGGTCGTTTTTACTTCAAAAATTTATTCCAGAAATTGACGATACTATAATTGCAATGTGTTCTGCGTTTCTCTTATTTCTGCTTCCTAGTAAAGTAAAAAAACATAAGTTAATGACTTGGAAAGATGCCGTTAAACTACCTTGGGACATTCTTATATTATTTGGTGGTGGTATGGCTTTAGCTTTAGGCTTTGAATCTAGCGGATTAGCACTATGGATAGGCAATCAATTAATATCTTTAAACTCTATTCCATTACTTTTACTAATACTAATATTAATTGCATCTGTGAATTTTTTAACAGAAATAACTTCAAATTTAGCAACCACAGCTATGTTGCTACCGGTTCTTGTTTCTCTTGCTAATGCTATAGGTGTACATCCATATTTATTATTAGTCAGTGCAACCGTAGCTGCATCATGTGCATTTATGTTACCCGTTGCAACACCACCTAATGCTGTAGTTTTTGGTTCAGGATATCTTAAAATTGGAGATATGATTAAAAAAGGGATATGGTTAAACATTTTAACCATCATTCTTCTTACCTTAATTGTTTATTATTTTCTCCCCCTGCTATGGGATTTAAACTAA
- a CDS encoding YicC/YloC family endoribonuclease, which translates to MIYSMTGYGKSVLQLPTKKITIELKSLNSKNLDLNARMPSIYREKELTIRKKLADKLVRGKIDFSIYVEATADDTSTQINTPVVKQYMKQLREVVNSDDLELLKMAVRFPDALNTVREEIDENEWKAIEIEINNAINDLVDHRLDEGKVLEQDFNNRITSIENLLEQVIAMDPERVEGVRERLLKGVEELKEKYDENRFEQELVYYIEKFDITEEKVRLKNHLNYFTECLNSKDSNGKKLGFISQEMGREINTIGSKSNYAPMQQLVVQMKDELEKIKEQLLNVL; encoded by the coding sequence ATGATATATTCAATGACAGGTTATGGAAAATCTGTTTTGCAATTGCCCACAAAAAAAATAACTATAGAACTTAAATCTTTAAATAGTAAAAATTTAGATTTAAACGCTAGAATGCCTTCTATTTACAGAGAAAAAGAACTAACTATAAGAAAAAAACTTGCTGACAAACTCGTTCGCGGAAAAATAGATTTTTCAATTTATGTGGAAGCTACTGCCGACGATACTTCAACTCAAATAAACACACCTGTTGTTAAACAATATATGAAACAACTTAGAGAAGTTGTTAATAGTGACGATTTAGAACTTCTTAAAATGGCTGTTCGTTTTCCAGATGCTTTAAATACGGTTCGTGAAGAAATAGATGAAAATGAATGGAAAGCTATTGAAATAGAAATTAATAATGCTATAAATGATTTGGTTGATCATAGATTAGATGAAGGTAAGGTACTCGAACAAGATTTTAACAATAGAATTACATCTATTGAAAACTTACTTGAACAAGTTATAGCTATGGATCCTGAACGTGTTGAAGGTGTTCGTGAGCGTTTACTTAAAGGAGTTGAAGAACTCAAAGAAAAATATGATGAAAACCGTTTTGAACAAGAGCTGGTTTATTACATTGAAAAATTTGATATTACTGAAGAAAAAGTGCGTTTAAAAAACCATTTAAACTACTTTACTGAGTGTTTAAACTCTAAAGATTCTAACGGGAAGAAACTAGGGTTTATAAGTCAGGAAATGGGTAGAGAAATAAACACCATTGGTTCTAAAAGTAACTATGCACCCATGCAACAATTGGTGGTTCAGATGAAAGATGAACTTGAAAAAATTAAGGAACAATTGTTGAATGTACTTTAA
- the gmk gene encoding guanylate kinase, with translation MTNKEATNKKQGKLIVFSAPSGSGKTTIVRHLLGIEDLNLEFSISATSREKRGDEVNEKDYYFLSAKEFKNKIKGEAFLEWEEVYRDNFYGTLKTEVERIWAKGKNVIFDIDVSGGLRIKRKFPQQTLAVFVKPPSIDELKIRLKKRKTESADKINMRVAKASAELATAPLFDIIVVNDNLEKALKESEIKVRDFLKS, from the coding sequence GTGACTAATAAAGAAGCTACAAACAAAAAACAAGGTAAACTTATAGTGTTTTCTGCACCTTCAGGCTCTGGAAAAACCACCATTGTAAGACATTTACTTGGTATTGAGGATTTAAACCTAGAGTTTTCCATATCTGCAACCTCAAGAGAAAAGCGAGGTGACGAAGTTAACGAAAAGGACTATTACTTTTTATCAGCCAAGGAATTTAAAAACAAAATTAAGGGTGAAGCGTTTTTAGAGTGGGAAGAAGTTTACCGTGATAATTTTTACGGCACTTTAAAAACCGAAGTAGAACGTATTTGGGCAAAAGGCAAAAATGTTATTTTTGATATTGATGTTTCTGGTGGATTACGTATTAAGCGTAAATTCCCACAGCAAACCTTAGCCGTTTTTGTAAAACCACCAAGTATAGATGAGTTAAAAATTAGATTAAAAAAACGCAAAACTGAAAGTGCAGATAAAATAAATATGCGTGTTGCAAAAGCATCAGCAGAATTAGCGACAGCTCCTCTTTTCGATATTATAGTTGTAAACGATAATTTAGAAAAAGCATTAAAAGAGTCTGAAATTAAAGTTAGAGACTTTTTAAAATCTTAG
- the nadD gene encoding nicotinate (nicotinamide) nucleotide adenylyltransferase gives MKVGLYFGSFNPIHIGHLVIANHIAEYSDLDQVWFVVTPHNPFKKKSSLLDNYQRLEMVYRATKDYTKLKPSDIEFNLPQPNYTVNTLAYLQEKYPDYEFALIMGEDNLKSFHKWKNYEVILENHHIYVYPRISDNKIETQFDGHEKIHTVNAPIMQLSSTFIRNAIKAGKNVRPMLPEFVWEYLDEMNFYK, from the coding sequence ATGAAAGTTGGGTTATATTTTGGTTCTTTTAATCCTATACATATTGGGCATTTGGTTATTGCAAATCACATTGCAGAGTACAGTGATTTAGACCAAGTTTGGTTTGTAGTAACACCTCACAATCCCTTTAAAAAGAAAAGCAGCTTGCTTGATAATTATCAGCGTTTAGAAATGGTGTATCGTGCTACAAAAGATTATACTAAACTTAAACCTAGCGATATAGAATTTAACTTACCTCAACCAAATTACACAGTAAACACACTTGCATATTTACAAGAAAAATATCCAGATTATGAGTTTGCTTTAATTATGGGAGAAGACAACTTAAAAAGTTTTCATAAGTGGAAAAACTATGAAGTTATTTTAGAAAACCATCATATTTATGTATATCCTAGAATTTCTGATAATAAAATAGAAACACAATTTGATGGTCATGAAAAAATACATACTGTTAATGCGCCTATCATGCAACTATCTTCTACATTTATTCGAAATGCGATAAAAGCAGGTAAAAATGTAAGACCTATGCTACCTGAATTTGTTTGGGAATATTTAGACGAGATGAATTTTTATAAATGA